The proteins below are encoded in one region of Chrysemys picta bellii isolate R12L10 chromosome 4, ASM1138683v2, whole genome shotgun sequence:
- the FSHB gene encoding follitropin subunit beta yields the protein MKTINCYLLLLCWKVIYGNSCELSNITIAVEKEECRFCISVNATWCSGYCFTRDPVYKYPLVSSVQQTCTFKELVYETVKIPGCADHAESFYSYPVATECHCESCDTDNTDCTVRGLGPSYCSFNQN from the exons ATGAAGACAATTAATTGTTACTTGCTGTTACTTTGCTGGAAAGTAATTTATGGTAATAGCTGTGAGCTGTCCAATATCACCATAGCAGTGGAGAAGGAGGAGTGCAGGTTCTGCATTAGTGTGAATGCCACTTGGTGCTCTGGATACTGCTTCACAAGG GATCCAGTGTATAAGTACCCCCTGGTATCATCAGTTCAGCAAACCTGTACTTTCAAGGAGCTTGTTTATGAAACAGTGAAGATCCCTGGCTGTGCTGACCATGCTGAATCTTTTTATTCATACCCAGTGGCTACCGAGTGCCATTGTGAGTCATGTGATACGGACAACACTGACTGCACTGTGAGAGGCTTAGGACCAAGCTACTGCTCCTTCAACCAAAACTAA